CTGTACTTAAACCGACTACTTTTTTCCACGTCTTCATTTTCTGTTCATCTCCATTTTCTATAGATTATTCCTTAACTCCACCAATCGTTAACCCTTTAACAAAATATTTTTGGAAAAACGGATAGCTGATCGCAATCGGTAAGGTTGAAATAACCACGATCGCCATTCGAGCAGATTCTCCTGGTATTGCTGCCATCCCACCAGATAATTGACTGCTGGCGCCAGCATTTTGTGTCAGATATTGAATATTATTTTGAATCTTCATCAATAAATATTGCAATGGAACTAAACTATCTTTTTGAATGTATAAGAGTGCGTTAAACCAGTCATTCCAATACCCTAAAGCTGCAAACAAACTGATTGTTGCGATACCAGGCACCGCGAGCGGTAATACGATTTGAATAAAAATCCGCATCTCTGAAGCCCCATCAATCCGTGCCGACTCGATGATCGACTCAGACACTGAGCGTTTGAAAAATGTCCGCATCACAATAATATTAAACGGACTGACTGCCATTGGCAAAATCAACGCCCAAATCGTATCTTTTAATTGAAGTAAATTCGTCATCACTAAGTAGTTTGCGACCATCCCTGGAGAAAATAACATCGTGATCAAACAAAAAACCGTGAAAAACCGACGAAACGGAAAATTAGATCTAGAAATCACATAGGCATATAAGGATGTCGCTGTACTATTGATCAGCGTGCCGACCAACGTAACCAAAACCGTCACAAACAACGCTTGAAAAATTTTATCCTGCATTTGATCAAATAGATAGGTGTAGCCAAAGATACTAAACTCCTTAGGCCAAAAACTATATCCATGAGCAGCTAATGCGGTTTCATTACTAAGTGAGATCGCCACAACAAATAAAAACGGCAACACACAAGATAGAGCAAAAACAGCGATCAGCACATTAAAAAATAAATTGACTGGTTTATTAAACGAACGAATTTCTACTTTTGAAACTGGCTTTTTCCTCAATGTTTTCACTCCTCCTTAGAATAATGCCGAATCATTGTCAAAACGACGAACGATCCCATTTGTCACCATCAACAGAACAAATCCGACTGTTGACTGATACAATCCAGCTGCTGCCGTCATCCCGATGTCCCCTGTCGCAGTCAAACCATTAAAGATATACGTATCTAAAACTGACGTAACTTGGTACAACGAGCCAGAATTACGCGGCACATTATAGAACAAACCAAAGTCCGCTCTAAAAATATTCCCCACTGCTAAAATCGTCATGATCGTCATCAAAGGTAATAATTGCGGAATCGTAACATTCTTGATTTGTTGCCATTTGCTGGCGCCATCAACCATTGCGGCCTCATAATACGTTGGATCGATTCCCATGACAGAAGCAAAATAAATAATACTATTATAGCCGATCCCTTTCCACGTTCCGATAAAGACTAAGATAAACGGCCAAAATTTCGGTTCACTATACCAATTGATCGGCGTACCTCCACGACTTGAAATCCACTGATTAAAGATCCCTTTATCTGGGCTTAAAAAGGCATAAACAAAATACCCAATGATAACCCAAGATAAGAAATAAGGTAACAGAGACATCGTTTGGTAGACTTTTACCAAACGCTTATTCCTCAGTTCACTCATCACGATTGCAAAAAATACAGAAATGATAAGGTTCAAAACAATAAAGGTCACGTTGTACAACACTGTATTTTTCGTAATCAGAAACGCATCATTAGAAGAAAACAAAAACTTAAAATTCTCTAAGCCAACCCAAGGACTCTCCTTTAAGCTAGCAATAAACCCGTCTGGTGAAATATGAAAGTCTTTAAACGCCACCACATTGGTCAACACTGGAATATAAAAGAAAAAAATCATCCATAGCATCGCTGGGATCGCCATCAAGATCAACGCTTTATACCGCCAAACATTGTTAAAAAACAGCGCACTCTTTGACTTTTTCTTCATTTACTCAACTCCTTTCATCAAATTGTCTACAATAGAATTGTAGCGCTTTCAAAAAGAAATAAAAATAAACAAAATATAGATATTCTTATAGAAAATATAGATGTTCCAAAAAATAAACTTGATAACCTCCTTCTCTAATGTAGCCACTCGACTATGATACAATTAGCTTATCGACTTGAATGGAGGAAACACTATGCAAATTTATCAAAATACAAAAATCGCTAGCAACAAGTCCCTATACATTTCCGGTCAAACACCAAGTAAAGACGGAGTAACACCTCAAAGTATTGAAGCACAAACAGAGGTTGTACTTGAAAAAATCTCAGCTGCCTTACAAGAACATCATTTAACTGTTGAAGATTTAGTCAAGATCACGATCTATATTACCGATGTTTCTTATCTGCCGGGTCTTAGAAGTAAATTAGCCGAATTTGTAGGTGAGTCAAAACCAACTTCTACATTAGTAGTTGTTGCTGGGTTGATCGATCCAGATTTTAAAGTAGAAATTGATGGGATCGCTGCTTTTTAGCAAATCAAAAATGAGACACCCGTAAAAGCTTAGCTGCTTACGAGTGTCTCATTTATTCCTATTATATTTATGCTTCTTTTACGCTTTTCAAAATATAGTAACCTTTGTCTTTTGTCACGATTTCTACATTGCCAAAGACTTCCGCCATTTTTTTCTCAGCACTTGGCGCACCTTGTTTCTTTTGAATCACGACAGTCAACGTTCCACCGACAACTAGTCTAGGATGGGCCTCACTCAAAATTTCATGCACTACTTTTTTCCCAGCTCGGATCGGCGGGTTGCTAATAATTGCAGCATATTGCTGTTCATGTGTATCAGCATAGATATTTGATGTGTGGATATCGACATTTTCAACATGATTTTTCTTCGCGTTTTCTTGCGCTAAAGCGACTGCTCTCTGATTGACATCGATCATTTCTACTGTTCTACCACTGAATGAAGCCAACGTTAAACCAATCGGACCATAACCGCAACCGACATCAAGCAACGCCCCTTCTGGAAGATCTTCCCACTCAAACTCATCGATCAATACACGGGAACCAAAGTCCACCGTATTACGAGAAAATACCCCACTATCGGTTAAAAACTGAAACTTCTTTCCTTTTAATTCAAATGACCACTGCTCTAAATCATGAGCTAACTCTGGGTTTTCTGTATAATAATGATTATTCATTTTCTTCTTCCTAACTATTTTCTTTTGTCATCAGTCTACCTTTTATTTCGCGAACAATCAAGGCAGCGAGTAAGTCATAACCCGTTTTGGAAAAATGTAGTCCATCTGCTTGTAAAAATTCATCTGTGCCAGGGTAAACGACCATTGCTTTGTATAAATCAATGACAGGAATTTCATATTTAGCGCCGATTACTTTTACTCGTTCTACATATTCACGAATCCGATCATGATCCCGCGTTGGTTTTCTAGCACAATCTACATATGGCGGTGTGAGTAACACGACTTTTTCTTTACCGATTTCAGTGATCATTGTTTCGATATTTTCTGCGTATTTTTCTAAAGAAACTAGGTTGTCACTGTTTGTGTCATTGGCACCGAAGAAAATTGTTACGATATCGGCTTGTTCTGCTAAGACTTCTTTTTCCAAACGTTTCATTGCATCTTGTGTGGTATCTCCCGGCATCCCAGCATTTACGATCATCACTTCTTCATAATGTTGAGCCGCTAGATCTTCTGTGATTAGATTTTGTAAAATCGGCGTGATGGCTTCCTCGCCGTATCCTGCTGTGATACTATCTCCAAATAAAACGATTTTTTTCATTAGGTATTTTCCTTTCTCGACTTGTTTTCTTTATTTATCATACCATTGAAAAGACTGTTTTGCCGAGGTAAAGAATTATTTCAGGAATTGGTGTTAGGTCTAGCTAAATTGTGTTAAAATAGGAGCAGAAATAAATGTTGGCTTTGGTGGAGGAACCGATGGACGATAAAATGAATTATTACCCCATTTCACGAAAGGAATGGCAGGGCTTCTATCACAACGGCAAAGCGCCGCTGACAGAAGAAGAATTAGAAGATATTAAAGGCTTCAATGATCAAATTTCATTGCAGGATGTGCAGGACATTTACGTG
The DNA window shown above is from Enterococcus sp. 12C11_DIV0727 and carries:
- a CDS encoding RidA family protein, with amino-acid sequence MQIYQNTKIASNKSLYISGQTPSKDGVTPQSIEAQTEVVLEKISAALQEHHLTVEDLVKITIYITDVSYLPGLRSKLAEFVGESKPTSTLVVVAGLIDPDFKVEIDGIAAF
- a CDS encoding GDSL-type esterase/lipase family protein; amino-acid sequence: MKKIVLFGDSITAGYGEEAITPILQNLITEDLAAQHYEEVMIVNAGMPGDTTQDAMKRLEKEVLAEQADIVTIFFGANDTNSDNLVSLEKYAENIETMITEIGKEKVVLLTPPYVDCARKPTRDHDRIREYVERVKVIGAKYEIPVIDLYKAMVVYPGTDEFLQADGLHFSKTGYDLLAALIVREIKGRLMTKENS
- a CDS encoding carbohydrate ABC transporter permease; translation: MRKKPVSKVEIRSFNKPVNLFFNVLIAVFALSCVLPFLFVVAISLSNETALAAHGYSFWPKEFSIFGYTYLFDQMQDKIFQALFVTVLVTLVGTLINSTATSLYAYVISRSNFPFRRFFTVFCLITMLFSPGMVANYLVMTNLLQLKDTIWALILPMAVSPFNIIVMRTFFKRSVSESIIESARIDGASEMRIFIQIVLPLAVPGIATISLFAALGYWNDWFNALLYIQKDSLVPLQYLLMKIQNNIQYLTQNAGASSQLSGGMAAIPGESARMAIVVISTLPIAISYPFFQKYFVKGLTIGGVKE
- a CDS encoding ABC transporter permease, translated to MKKKSKSALFFNNVWRYKALILMAIPAMLWMIFFFYIPVLTNVVAFKDFHISPDGFIASLKESPWVGLENFKFLFSSNDAFLITKNTVLYNVTFIVLNLIISVFFAIVMSELRNKRLVKVYQTMSLLPYFLSWVIIGYFVYAFLSPDKGIFNQWISSRGGTPINWYSEPKFWPFILVFIGTWKGIGYNSIIYFASVMGIDPTYYEAAMVDGASKWQQIKNVTIPQLLPLMTIMTILAVGNIFRADFGLFYNVPRNSGSLYQVTSVLDTYIFNGLTATGDIGMTAAAGLYQSTVGFVLLMVTNGIVRRFDNDSALF
- a CDS encoding class I SAM-dependent methyltransferase; the encoded protein is MNNHYYTENPELAHDLEQWSFELKGKKFQFLTDSGVFSRNTVDFGSRVLIDEFEWEDLPEGALLDVGCGYGPIGLTLASFSGRTVEMIDVNQRAVALAQENAKKNHVENVDIHTSNIYADTHEQQYAAIISNPPIRAGKKVVHEILSEAHPRLVVGGTLTVVIQKKQGAPSAEKKMAEVFGNVEIVTKDKGYYILKSVKEA